From Nitrospira sp., the proteins below share one genomic window:
- a CDS encoding cytochrome c: MKALMSVGALIGAIGLLLLVGMILDVVPSNTVRLVEGYMPMQMLFEVACFVAGFTGLSYLLSSMGMALPRFWQGISFWAFVLLYLKFRVYPPIPFSVRAMYGTVSLVAVFMWVSANEEDWKKFKQPIMNVLDAQSGANKMLRYAYLILIPVLIGWTSFNSMKPKSEEPIELRTVHPAPPASTKVHGKTYTLQTSQNPYRVNPEGKFDQEYSNKLIVEQGMGRLMAPNANPWDEKNEGYLKYVREGGEIFFQNCHFCHGDNLNGRGLHAFAFNPIPANFTDPGTIAQLQETFIFWRVAKGGIGLPNEGFPWASVMPPWEQHLTVDEIWKVILFEYWHTGYYPRTWD, translated from the coding sequence ATGAAAGCATTGATGTCAGTCGGTGCACTGATTGGAGCAATCGGATTGCTCCTCTTGGTGGGGATGATCCTCGACGTCGTCCCGTCGAACACCGTGCGCTTAGTCGAAGGCTACATGCCGATGCAGATGCTCTTCGAAGTAGCCTGCTTTGTGGCAGGATTTACCGGATTGAGCTATCTCTTGAGCTCGATGGGCATGGCTCTTCCGCGATTCTGGCAGGGAATCAGTTTTTGGGCCTTTGTCCTGCTGTACCTCAAGTTCCGCGTGTATCCGCCCATCCCGTTCAGCGTGCGCGCCATGTATGGCACCGTGTCGCTTGTGGCGGTGTTCATGTGGGTGTCCGCCAATGAAGAGGATTGGAAGAAGTTCAAGCAGCCGATCATGAACGTGCTTGATGCGCAGTCGGGAGCAAATAAGATGCTCCGCTATGCGTATCTGATTCTTATCCCGGTCTTGATTGGATGGACCTCGTTCAATTCAATGAAGCCGAAGTCCGAAGAGCCGATCGAGTTGCGCACAGTGCACCCGGCTCCTCCTGCCAGCACGAAAGTGCATGGGAAGACCTATACACTGCAGACGTCACAGAATCCCTATCGTGTGAACCCTGAGGGCAAGTTCGATCAGGAATACAGCAACAAGCTGATCGTCGAACAGGGCATGGGGCGATTGATGGCCCCTAACGCCAATCCATGGGATGAAAAGAACGAAGGGTATCTGAAGTATGTGCGGGAGGGCGGAGAGATTTTCTTCCAAAACTGCCACTTCTGCCACGGCGACAATTTGAATGGCCGTGGATTGCACGCATTTGCCTTCAACCCGATTCCCGCGAACTTTACCGATCCGGGAACAATCGCCCAGCTTCAGGAGACGTTCATTTTCTGGCGCGTCGCCAAGGGTGGCATCGGGTTGCCGAACGAAGGGTTCCCCTGGGCCTCTGTGATGCCGCCATGGGAGCAGCATTTGACCGTGGATGAAATTTGGAAAGTCATTCTTTTCGAATATTGGCACACGGGTTACTACCCCAGAACCTGGGACTAA
- a CDS encoding nitric oxide reductase, giving the protein MGDLIKQALDMGWPALALLAGLLVYFQVSISDPAAKKRATFKTFIGMLATLMLFMAIANYKENFYGENRLLPVSLVMVTATTFMLAIYFTNLGALLKIGGLMFFVAAFLSGYGNWLPQVEGGFPPKVEKLEYSGMTPQQLADEGEKIIFGGVGKNKEQGAIGKGQCPLCHAFHAGMLGERAPNLQGLPERAGKERLEDPKYSKGHPEKREYAQKEAFPGSGTAENGQEYIAESHACPNCYVVAGYGVKGTNDKESPMPSIHKPPISLSLDELAAVDTWLYLREGRDAPSFDEIVKSYEKFIPEADRPKKSEEKAGPPSALMADGTEPVDQIFAKAQCVSCHTIPGIPGANGTIGPKLVEGTNAPTRIKDKDYKGTAKTTPDYIMESIVNPSAYVVKPFPDNTMPKVFGQKLSAGALKKIVDYLSQVYEGKEPPKIS; this is encoded by the coding sequence GTGGGCGATTTGATTAAACAGGCACTTGATATGGGGTGGCCAGCGCTCGCACTGCTGGCTGGCCTTTTAGTGTACTTTCAGGTTTCTATCAGCGATCCTGCTGCCAAGAAGCGGGCCACGTTCAAGACGTTTATCGGCATGCTCGCAACGCTGATGTTGTTCATGGCGATCGCGAACTACAAAGAGAATTTCTACGGCGAGAATCGTCTCTTGCCGGTGTCTCTTGTCATGGTGACGGCGACAACCTTCATGCTGGCGATCTACTTCACCAATCTTGGGGCGCTTTTGAAGATTGGTGGGTTGATGTTCTTCGTGGCGGCCTTTCTTTCCGGTTATGGAAATTGGTTGCCGCAGGTTGAAGGCGGATTTCCTCCGAAGGTTGAGAAGCTCGAGTACAGCGGTATGACTCCTCAGCAATTGGCTGACGAGGGTGAAAAGATTATTTTCGGCGGCGTGGGGAAGAACAAGGAGCAGGGCGCAATCGGAAAAGGTCAGTGCCCATTGTGTCATGCGTTCCATGCAGGCATGCTCGGAGAGCGTGCGCCGAACTTGCAGGGGTTGCCTGAACGCGCCGGTAAAGAACGTCTGGAAGATCCGAAGTATTCAAAGGGGCATCCCGAGAAGCGTGAATATGCTCAGAAGGAAGCCTTCCCTGGATCAGGGACGGCTGAAAATGGACAGGAATACATCGCAGAGTCCCATGCGTGTCCGAATTGCTACGTGGTGGCTGGATACGGTGTGAAGGGTACGAACGACAAGGAAAGCCCAATGCCGTCAATCCACAAGCCGCCGATTTCACTTAGCTTGGATGAATTGGCAGCGGTTGATACCTGGCTCTATCTTCGCGAAGGACGTGACGCTCCGTCATTCGATGAAATCGTGAAGTCATACGAAAAGTTTATCCCTGAAGCGGATCGGCCTAAGAAGAGCGAAGAAAAGGCTGGCCCTCCGAGCGCGTTGATGGCTGATGGTACTGAGCCTGTGGATCAAATTTTTGCCAAGGCCCAGTGCGTATCGTGCCATACGATTCCTGGTATTCCTGGTGCGAACGGAACAATTGGCCCGAAGCTTGTCGAAGGGACCAACGCACCGACTCGCATCAAGGACAAGGATTACAAAGGGACCGCGAAGACGACTCCGGACTATATTATGGAGTCGATCGTCAATCCGAGTGCCTATGTCGTGAAGCCGTTCCCGGATAACACAATGCCTAAGGTGTTCGGGCAGAAGCTCAGTGCCGGAGCGCTTAAGAAGATCGTGGATTACCTCTCGCAGGTGTATGAGGGGAAAGAGCCTCCGAAGATTTCGTAA